One window of the Colletotrichum destructivum chromosome 6, complete sequence genome contains the following:
- a CDS encoding Putative alpha-mannosyltransferase, nucleotide-diphospho-sugar transferase, whose protein sequence is MSLAAVLFPPKRRRPLWFYIVPPVLTVLLLAHLHSFNVLSTLIPYNASSAYRNHNHKHPSAASHLKSKPVQDFWKSLQIALHAAEPSLSSPLRLTIGPPLSEGELDSSPSSTTITNSTPRRNLIDIDDASLESLAARHASFVASIKSTLSAKLPVWEGTRGVVLTAGGGYLGTAMTSILMLRRSGSQLPVHLFLDTRAERAAAANVCDDVLPRMAVECLVVEDLLTSSSTNATIRHYQYKVLSILLSPFQQTLYLDSDAWPVHDPEPLFTSEPFVSHGLVTWPDFWLETASPNYYRIANSSFAPPRPLTRRSSESGILLYDKATHADDLLLATYYNWFGPDCFYPLLSQGAPGEGDKETFLHAALVLSQPFWDVRTPVTVLGRWINNTFETATMRQADPAEDFALFNATAFHDHAREDPDESKRRAAKTFFIHHNLFKLDVSSVGATSDPMFRLDSEGRPGRLWGPGGGGALIEDSGFDVERRMWDVVLAARGCGAASQASDDGCARLVRWYEAVFGEAPPLGSASAVWG, encoded by the coding sequence ATGTCGCTGGCAGCCGTCCTCTTCCCACCAAAACGCCGTAGGCCGCTCTGGTTCTACATCGTGCCGCCCGTCCTCaccgtcctcctcctggcCCACCTCCACTCCTTCAATGTTCTCTCGACCCTCATCCCCTACAACGCCAGCTCGGCATACCGTAACCACAACCACAAACACCCCTCGGCGGCTTCTCACCTGAAGTCTAAGCCCGTTCAAGACTTCTGGAAGTCCCTCCAGATCGCCCTCCACGCTGCCGagccctccctctcctccccgcTCCGCCTAACCATTGGACCTCCGCTTTCCGAAGGCGAGCTCGACTCGAGTCCTTCTTCGACCACCATCACAAACTCCACGCCGCGGCGGAATctcatcgacatcgacgatGCTTCCCTCGAGTCCCTCGCCGCGCGCCACGCCTCCTTCGTGGCCTCCATCAAGTCCACCTTGTCCGCGAAGCTCCCCGTCTGGGAGGGCACTCGCGGGGTCGTATtgaccgccggcggcggctacctCGGCACCGCCATGACCTCGATCCTGATGCTCCGCCGCTCCGGTTCCCAGCTCCCTGtccacctcttcctcgacaccCGCGCCGAGCGggcagccgccgccaacgtctgcgacgacgtcctcccGCGGATGGCAGTGGAGTGTCTCGTCGTGGAGGACCTCCTCacctccagcagcaccaacGCCACCATACGACACTACCAGTACAAGGTACTTTCGATCCTGCTGTCCCCCTTCCAGCAGACCCTCTACCTCGATTCCGACGCCTGGCCCGTCCACGACCCGGAGCCCCTTTTCACGTCTGAGCCCTTCGTCTCCCACGGCCTCGTCACCTGGCCCGACTTTTGGCTTGAGACGGCGTCGCCCAACTACTACCGCATCGCAAACTCCTCCTtcgcgccgccgcggcctctCACCCGGCGCAGCTCCGAGTCCGGCATCCTGCTGTACGACAAGGCGACGCAtgccgacgacctcctcctgGCGACATACTACAACTGGTTCGGCCCAGACTGCTTCTACCCCTTACTCTCGCAGGGCGCccccggcgagggcgacaagGAGACCTTCctccacgccgccctcgtgctGTCCCAGCCCTTCTGGGACGTGCGCACCcccgtcaccgtcctcggccgctggATCAACAATACCTTCGAGACGGCCACCATGCGCCAGgccgacccggccgaggaCTTTGCTCTCTTCAACGCTACAGCGTTCCACGACCACGCCCGCGAGGACCCGGATGAGTCAAAGCGCAGGGCCGCCAAGACCTTCTTCATCCACCACAACctcttcaagctcgacgTCTCCTCGGTCGGCGCCACCTCGGACCCCATGTTCCGGCTCGACTCCGAGGGAAGACCCGGCCGGCTGTGGGGCcccggcggaggcggcgcccTGATCGAGGACAGCGggttcgacgtcgagcggCGCATGTGGGACGTTGTGCTGGCGGCCAGGGGCTGCGGCGCGGCGTCTCAGGCGTCGGACGACGGCTGCGCGCGGCTCGTACGCTGGTACGAGGCCGTCTTCGGTGAAGCGCCGCCCCTGGGCTCCGCGTCCGCGGTTTGGGGTTGA
- a CDS encoding Putative cwf19-like protein, with translation MAAPKVIVLGSLNGGLQPAFTKLATLHSKNNFSFAIVTGNLFGFDDDTTVDSLLSGELKVPLPVYFTVGTTPLPPRISAKIEADEEICENLHFLGKRSITKTSEGIRIVTLGGKLDASVVGGQSKEQHLPYHTADDAKSLKGANKADILLTTVWPAGVWAGSKVALSPENQAAIESTAELVELCATLKPRYHFAASPAEFFYEREPFVHPAQEGAEDVSITRFISMAPYGNSAKAKALYAFSLAPNETSVERPANATYTPFSPRKPKRRPEGDGSYSRFVNGDDDGRHHRRGNKRRRHQSPPPGPDRCFFCLSNPNLDTHMVCSIGEDSYLATAKGPLATSQTFQEHGIGFPGHVIITPLAHTPTVYHSGVESYAPEEAEKTHKEMTRFREALQAMVSTKSSHKLGAITWEISRGRNIHAHWQFHPVPADFVYKGLVEAGFRVEAENLKYPDFENRELSYDEQADIGDYFRIWIWADNGEDRIKGSSLVMKLDPNMRFDLQYPRKVVAKLLGLEKRFVWQDCVQTKEEEERDVAALREAFKEWEFA, from the exons ATGGCTGCTCCCAAGGT AATCGTTCTGGGGAGCCTCAATGGCGGGCTGCAGCCAGCCTTCACAAAGCTTGCGACGCTCCACTCGAAGAATAACTTCAGCTTCGCGATCGTCACTGGTAACCTTttcggcttcgacgacgacaccacgGTCGATTCCCTTCTGAGCGGCGAGCTCAAGGTGCCCCTTCCTGTTTACTTTACCGTCGGTACTACGCCCCTTCCCCCGCGAATTTCCGCCAAGatcgaagccgacgaggaaatCTGCGAGAATCTTCACTTCCTCGGCAAGCGCAGCATTACCAAAACTTCGGAAGGAATCAGGATCGTCACTCTTGGTGGAAAACTCGATGCAAGTGTTGTGGGGGGCCAGTCAAAGGAGCAGCATCTACCCTACCACACGGCAGATGACGCGAAGTCGCTCAAGGGCGCGAACAAGGCCGATATCCTTCTGACAACAgtctggccggccggcgtctGGGCTGGGTCCAAGGTCGCACTTAGCCCGGAAAACCAAGCGGCAATCGAAAGCACAGCGGAACTTGTTGAACTATGTGCGACACTGAAGCCGCGTTACCACTTCGCCGCTTCTCCCGCCGAATTCTTCTATGAGCGCGAGCCCTTCGTTCACCCCGCTCAGGAAGGCGCAGAGGATGTCTCCATCACTCGCTTCATTTCGATGGCACCTTACGGCAACTctgccaaggccaaggcaCTGTATGCTTTCTCACTGGCACCCAACGAGACCAGCGTCGAGCGACCTGCCAACGCCACCTATACTCCGTTCAGCCCCAGGAAGCCGAAGAGACGCCCGGAGGGCGACGGTTCCTACAGCCGCTTtgtcaacggcgacgacgatggccgtcatcatcgacgcGGAAACaagcgccgtcgccatcagTCTCCCCCACCCGGTCCCGATCGTTGTTTCTTCTGCTTGAGCAACCCCAACCTGGATACCCACATGGTCTGCTCCATCGGTGAAGACAGCTACCTTGCTACTGCCAAGGGCCCTCTCGCTACGTCGCAGACTTTCCAGGAGCATGGCATCGGCTTCCCTGGCCATGTCATCATCACGCCCCTCGCGCACACGCCGACTGTTTACCACTCCGGCGTCGAGAGCTACGCCCCTGAAGAGGCGGAGAAAACCCACAAGGAGATGACTCGTTTCCGCGAGGCACTTCAGGCCATGGTATCAACCAAATCCAGTCACAAGCTCGGTGCCATAACGTGGGAGATCAGCCGCGGCCGTAACATCCACGCTCACTGGCAGTTTCATCCGGTCCCAGCCGACTTCGTCTACAAAGGACTTGTCGAGGCCGGTTTCcgtgtcgaggccgagaatCTCAAGTATCCAGACTTTGAGAACCGCGAGCTTTCTTACGATGAGCAAGCCGACATTGGCGACTACTTTCGCATCTGGATCTGggccgacaacggcgaggacAGGATTAAGGGTTCCAGTCTCGTGATGAAGCTCGATCCCAACATGCGTTTCGACCTGCAGTATCCGCGCAAGGTCGTTGCTAAGCTTCTTGGTCTCGAGAAGCGTTTCGTTTGGCAAGATTGCGTGCagacgaaggaggaggaggaaagagaCGTGGCGGCCCTTCGCGAGGCTTTCAAGGAGTGGGAATTTGCGTGA
- a CDS encoding Putative M-phase inducer phosphatase, Rhodanese-like domain, Rhodanese-like domain superfamily — translation MESSSPLAAMHRPMAMPSWGSKDLFRPRPHSFAAGPGPISLREQLQRSNDYFNVKDLQGSSPAASLAADLSQNFRLDSEASPKFPTPRRALFTSSMMGDLESHDYVTTPPLPESSPAPLNEMMDVSPLPHKLPFMTQIEITSPTPGSTPTGNEDDEMMLDSPAPISRQTSLEPPKPLVAERRKPAMRRPSLTRMKGYSTSGVPGRSNTDNQLPTFRFGENRLTHMSSALSLGECFDATSPPQERRPQTANSPTPAVPGAVRPRPQFSSLSGNRSSPFGSAHGRRPSNPFMRPRKQFRRSLSMFEHPGDVVKSKSEGGDSPPSTPESHASMDADDAQDPLLPHFLADDPTDTIPRITRETMVDLLDGKYSDRFDQKMIIDCRFEYEYEGGHIDGAVNYNSKDLLASQLFQHPMQGRTILIFHCEYSAHRAPMMARHVRSEDRTVNAEHYPRLTYPDVYILEGGYSGFFAEHRCRCYPQNYVEMSDEAHQRTCERELGRLKNPRKGFGRAQTFAFGQRESCGVDQSPTAPSRPGGLRPSVSFRQDPIAMIGNSPILGERCHARRMASY, via the exons ATGGAgtcgtcttcgcccttgGCCGCCATGCACCGTCCTATGGCCATGCCTTCCTGGGGAAGCAAGGATCTTTTCCGCCCCCGCCCTCAcagcttcgccgccggccccggccccaTCAGCCTACGCGAGCAGCTTCAAAGGTCAAACGATTACTTCAATGTTAAGGACCTTCAAGGCTCTTCGCCCGCTGCGAGCCTGGCCGCCGATCTTTCCCAGAACTTTCGTCTGGACAGCGAAGCGAG TCCCAAGTTCCCGACGCCTCGTCGCGCCTTGTTCACGTCCAGCATGATGGGTGACTTGGAGTCGCATG ATTATGTGACGACGCCTCCACTGCCCGAATCGTCGCCTGCCCCCCTCAATGAGATGATGGATGtctcgccgctgccgcacAAGCTCCCGTTCATGACCCAAATCGAGATTACGTCACCGACCCCGGGCTCGACTCCTACGggcaacgaggacgacgagatgaTGTTGGACTCGCCAGCCCCCATTTCGCGGCAGACGTCGTTGGAGCCACCCAAGCCACTGGTAGCCGA ACGGAGAAAGCCAGCCATGCGCCGGCCCTCCCTGACTCGGATGAAGGGCTACTCGACTAGTGGCGTTCCCGGCCGTTCCAACACAGACAACCAGCTCCCCACCTTCCGATTTGGTGAGAATCGTTTGACACATATGAGCAGCGCCCTATCCCTGGGAGAGTGCTTCGATGCCACATCCCCTCCACAAGAACGACGACCGCAGACTGCCAACAGCCCTACTCCTGCCGTGCCTGGTGCCgttcgtcctcgtcctcaatTCTCCAGCCTCTCGGGCAACCGCAGCAGTCCTTTTGGCAGTGCTCACGGCCGCCGGCCCTCCAATCCTTTCATGCGTCCCCGCAAGCAGTTCCGCCGCTCCCTGAGCATGTTTGAGCAccccggcgacgtcgtcaagtCCAAGTCGGAAGGCGGCGACTCCCCGCCCAGCACCCCCGAGTCCCACGCCAGCAtggatgccgatgatgcccAGGACCCCTTGCTGCCTCACTTCCTCGCCGATGACCCTACCGACACCATCCCCCGCATAACGAGAGAGACCATGGTGGACCTGCTGGACGGAAAGTACAGTGACCGGTTCGATCAGAAGATGATCATTGACTGCCGCTTCGAGTACGAGTATGAGGGCGGCCACATTGACGGCGCTGTCAACTACAACAGCAAGGACCTCCTCGCTTCCCAATTGTTCCAACACCCTATGCAAGGGCGCACCATTCTCATCTTCCACTGCGAATACTCTGCCCACCGCGCCCCCATGATGGCTCGCCACGTCCGCTCCGAGGACCGGACTGTCAACGCCGAGCACTACCCGCGACTCACATACCCTGACGTGTATATTCTTGAAGGAGGATACAgcggcttcttcgccgagcaCCGCTGCCGGTGCTATCCTCAAAACTATGTGGAGATGTCGGACGAGGCTCACCAACGCACTTGTGAACGCGAGCTCGGCCGTCTCAAGAACCCTCGCAAGGGTTTTGGCAGAGCTCAGACGTTCGCCTTTGGCCAACGCGAGTCCTGCGGCGTGGACCAGTCGCCCACCGCACCCTCGCGTCCCGGAGGCCTTAGACCCAGCGTCAGCTTCCGACAAGATCCCATCGCCATGATTGGCAACTCTCCAATCCTCGGCGAACGATGCCACGCGCGACGCATGGCATCCTACTAA